CAAAACAAAGACGAGTGGGCTGCTCAAAGATCCCAACAATAGCAAATGCGTGTCCCCAAATAGCTTTAGGATACAAAAAGAAGCCTAGATTGAATGCATTCTGCATAAGACGTGTCCAAACCTTTTGAGTTTTTGCCACTGACAGCAAAACTGTTTGGCAGCAACCAAACTTTAAAGATAGCTTAGAAGTATGAAACTGTTTTTTGTCTTTTGAACTGAAATAGAGCTTTTGATACCCTTTCTTAACAATTCTGAGATGTTGTGCTACAGTTATCATCACAGGGATCAGCTCATGATGAAATTGACTTTGAATTCTTGGGGAATTTGAGTGGGGATCCCTACATTCTACACACCAATGTGTACACTAAAGGAGGAGGTGGAAGAGAACAGCAATTCTATCTATGGTTTGATCCAACTGCAGATTTCCATACCTACTCAATCCTCTGGACCCCAAAGCGAATTCTGTAATTCCCCCCAACCTCAGAAACAATCTTGAACATGTTCCTGGCATTAGTACTCATCTCTGGTTTTCATTCCATTTCAGCTTGTCAGTGGATGGCACGGTCATTAGAGAATTCAAGAACCTGGAATCTATCAGCGTTCCATACCTGAGCAAGCAGCCGATGAGGCTATATGGCAGCATATGGAATGCTGATTTCTGGGCCACAAGAGGTGGCATTGTGAAAACAAACTGGAAACAAGCTCCATTCATTGCTTCCTACAGGAAATTCCGCGCTGAGGCCTGTCTTTGGTCTTCTGGGAAGTCTTTCTGCAGCTCAaattcgtcttcttcttccttgttcaaGAGCAAGGATTGGCGCACAGAGGGGTTGGACACCAATTCTCAGGAACGGCTGAAATGGGTGCAGAAGAACTACATGATATACGACTATTGCGCCGACAGGAAGAAGTTTCCGAGGGGGATTCCAGCAGAATGCTTTGCCACCAAATAGGTGAAATACAACCaactatttgttctttttttgttatgATTATTAGGTCATTTATAGTGGTTCTTTTGTACTTATCACAATTCAATTCCTCtaattcttgttgccaatttagcTATTAGAAATATGAGTTGATTCAATTCTCCCCATGTAATATCTGTTACATTGTAACTTTTTGACATtaatagattaattaaattactggCTGGTTTCAGTCTAAACTCCTCCATTTACATTTCGTTCCGGTTGTGGATTGAAATTCTGGTCTCCATTGTTCTTCACTTACTTTTGAGAAATCATCCATGTAATTAAATCTTGTCCCTTTGGAGTTCTCTATTTGCACTCTGAAAATGGTATAACTTCTGCTTGAATGTTGTCAAAACTGAATTATTTTTAGGAAAATATTCAATTAGTAGATCAGAAATCCgtgccaaattaaattaaactctcacaCAATAACTATTAATTATCTGAAAGATCAACAACTTTGGCTCAGGGAAGATTGCTCAAATTGCTCAAATTTAAATAGAGGAGAATCAATTAAGAGATCaacgaaaaataaaaataaagattataGAAGAATAGAAGTAATAGGCATCATATCCAAATGGAATACCTGGAATTGACTAGAGGGGTGaaccaagaaagaaaaatgtctTCTAAAAGGCTGAGAatagaagtaaaagaaaaaggaacagcagaggaagaaagaaaaaaggtcCAATTAAGTAGTCAATGAACAAGAATACATCTGGTGCTAATTCTTCGTTTATTCTTGTTAAAATCAATATAAGAACATATTAGACATTTCACCTTGTAGGACTATTAATTCAGACCAAATATCATTATTTGCCATGTGACCTAAAGAAAACGCCAACGAAGAATTCTATATTTCACCGGGAGGTGGCTGTGCCAGGATAGGTCAAGATTGCAATTTCCCTCAATACACAACAATCTCCAAGGTTCAGTTAATACCTCTACTATCCTTTCCAATGATTCAGCATTCACATGATCTTTTCCCTCTATTTCAGCTTCTAACCGAAGGTCACAGGTTAAGTTGTAGAAATAACCTCTTtgcaaaacataaaagaaaagacTACGTAcaaatttgatctttttcttaTCATAACAAAATGGAGAGTCTCATATAATACTAAAACGTGCCCTTTTACGAATGAAGAACTGATTGGAGAGTTTAAAGGAGGAGTCTGTTGGTGTTCCAATCTCCGGAGAACCAGTCAATTAGGATATATGAGAAGTTCATGCCAATGCTTGCATTTGGTTTTCCGGGTACATCTTTTATAATTCAAGTTATACTTTCTGCTTCCAGTAGTGATAATATTTGCTTCCCCAAAGAAATATAAATGACATATGACTACTGCACATACGCAGATTTCAACAGGGTCTTGTCCTAGTAGGGTACCCTGCACTGTCGCCACCGACACAAAACGCAACTGTTTTTCCTCGGCATTCCCATATTCTTATAATATTGTtgctatatttttgtaatttatttgttttaacatTGTTGCCATATGATAGATAGAACACAACCgtattaattatctttattgGCCGTCATTCCCCAAAGCTTTTTCTAAAAGGGACGATGGGCACCTTCATGTTTCAGTAACCCAGTGGAAAAAGGGAACAGCagaagaagcaagaaaaagGACCAATCGAACAGTCAACGAACAAGAATGCAAGTGGTAATAGAATGCCAAAGGGAGCTCATTTATTGGCACGAACTTGGAACAGCTGGAAACAAATTTACTGATAGAGCTTGGTATCAATGCCGGCCTTCAGCCAAGCAAATGTTTGCATTGAGACTTGTTACAAATTTTCTGCAAGAAGagagttttcaaaaattcgTATCGAAAGCcatcaaatttcaatttcaaggtTCTGTTGCTACCTCTACCATCCAACTTTCATAAACTAGGACTAATTAAATAAGTCTCTTTCAGATGTCTGAATTTAGAATTCACATGATCTTTTCACTTTATTTCAGAACTTTCATAAATTAGGAAAATAATcttttcacaaaatataatgaaaagatTATGCACAAATACAGTCTTCTCTCAATCTTTATAGCGTATAACATGCCCTTTTTATGGACCAAAAGCAGATGAGGGAGTTTAAGAACGAAGCCCGTTGGCTTTCCATTACAAGAAAACCAGTCAATGAGGATGCGTGCGGCTATATGAGAAGTTCCATGGCAATGCTTGCATTTGGCTTTCTGGTTCATCTTCCAGCAATGGATAATGTTTGCTTcaccaaaaataaagaagatCAAGTGGGAACAGAAGAACTAAATGACATACATCTCCAGCACACCCGCGGATTCCAACAGGGTTTTGCCCCCTGCTGGGTACCCTACACTACCACCACCGACACAAAACGCTACTCTCTTCCTTCAGCATTTTGATCGTAATTTGTTTTGGCCATTCTGGTAAAATAGATGGATATTAAggtaaattacaatttttttaccttaattttcattttatctatctttattaataaaatattcagGAATAAATTGTTATTTCTTTCTAATGTTAGGTAAAAATTTTGATCAGATTCTGTGTTTTAAAAATACCCCTATTACCTTCTTACATTTCAGTTTCGTCAATACtctttaacaaaaattaataaaagattatATTGCCCATCTTtattaataaagtatatataattcatacaattttatataaattgtatGATAATTACGTGTACGgaaaatgtttaaatttattacatCATCCTTTagcataatatttaatatctttttgttaaagtaaattaattatatattataataactactaaccaaaatatatatatatataaactcatCTAagtttcttataattaatatcatatttaactatttctcattaatttcttctcttttttttatttcttctatctATTTCtcattaagaaaaaatatttattccattttatctattttctttcactaacattaaatatttatgtacAAAGTTTATCTatagatatttttttcattaaatttattatatatatatatatatattagaagaGTAACTcaagtgtaaaaaaataaaaaattataaactaaatatttttttgatgattataatttaaaatttaggatttagggtttactttttaatttatttagacaattttacataaaataagttgaatttaaattttaaatatattaaaagagtttaaaataagttgtgtaatctgttaatataatttttttttattaaaataagggCATTTGTGAGATTATTGGTAAGATATTTTGGAAGTCATTTGCCATAATAATTTACTAATGGATGTTAACAGAATTACTTGGTAGATAGATAATAAGAGTGTTTTTAAAAAAACAGAGATGCAATCACAAATTTTACCTAACTCAGGGGTAAATAGTAATTTACCCTAAATATTATTGCCATATTTTAGTAAGTCACACAACAACAAACGGAATCACCTCTCATCATGTAGTTGAAAGACAAATATGTAAGAAGTTACAAACCAATTGCAGAGAGCACAAGAACTCAGGATGAAACTTCCTCTGATAATGAAAACTTTGCTTAAAATCTGTCCCACCAAACCTCTCCAAGATATTTAGCGAACACAGCCGCCAACTGATGATTACAAAACAAATGCTCATTAACATCCATACAGACAACTATCAGAGGTAGAATTGTCCAAAAGAGTCGCAACAAAGCCTTCTGAAGGCCTCAGTTGAGCAAAACTGGCATTTTCCTTGAATTTGCAGTTGCATTACCGCTGGTTTTAGCTCTACTTCATCGACCCAACAACTAACCAcgagatatatatataactataataACAACACTAGCCATTGTTCTTGCagaataatcaaatttgaagATCTTCTTACAGTAAACACATCCCCAAATTACATAAAAGTGTTCCCTATATAACAGTCTTGAACATTGAAAAGGAGTCATTAATTCAAGTTTCAACAACAATACAACATTTAGGTTCCCTAAATCCATCGTCATTCACAAGCCAGATGTACTGAGATAATTGAGAAGCCACCCTACTGGAGTCTAGATAAGAGGGTTAAGCTGAGAGTACTGTACAGACAACTGTACATGAAGAAAATCCCTGATGTCTGCTGAAGACACCAGAGATCTTCGAGACTTCTGGAAATTGTAATTTCCATGCAATCCCGAAACCTACAGCTTTTGCTTTCATGGATTAACAGTTTCATCAATTGTCAGGTTGGTAATGAAATGCAGATAAGTATTCAGCATCATAAACCAAATGGCACCTTGACAGCTACTcgaattcatcatctaactcaACAATCTGTGCCCGTCTCTCAGCTGCTTTTTTCCTGATAAAGAAGCCCCACCTCATTGCCGCCTTGATTTTGAGCCAACCTACAACAGCCTTACCAGAGCGGCTGCGGTCCTCATCGAAGCTAAAGTTTGGTGAGGGTGGGGTCATGTATGGTTGGAAATTGTACCCATCTTCAGTCCCTCCAACCGAAGCATGACCTCCCATGCTGAAAAGTCTGAGTAAATGCTGCATATCTTCATTCTCAAGCATCTCATGACTTCTAGCACGAATCTCTTCCTCTGATAAGAAGTCATCAACACCCTTATCTCGATTATTTGACCAGTCATCAAAGGGGTTAAGACTGGATGGTTGAACAGAAGAGCTCATGCTCTGGAATGACGGTGATGATTGGGGCGGACCAAGTGCCAACCCTACCCTGTTATCATATCTGGTACTTTGGATTTGCTGGGGAGTGCTGATTTGCTGGTCATGTGGAGCAAACATATTATTGTCAAACTGTGGACGGGAATTAGAATTGACAAACTGCATCTCAGTTGGGTATCTAGCAGCTAGATTCTCGTTATAACCTGAAGCTGGAGACGGGAAATGGGAAACCATAATCAAGTATTATGACCTGTTAGAAACTAAGTAGCGAAATACATacatagacacacacacacacacactctaaGCTCTGCAGTCTGCATCATGCAAGAGTAATTGCAATCTCTTATTCTGCTCGTGTGTGCTTGCAACTGGGCTGTGTGCAGACAAAGATGCCCGCCACTCACACACAGCACaggaagaaagaatgaaaaagagaataaaaaaaaggaaagaaagataaaaaataaaacaaaaatacataggcgtagatatatacaaaaaagGTCATATATACCCCCAATTAGCAGACTTGAATCTGCTGAAGACTGCTCTGAAGGAATAGAACCGGGTAAACGTAGTTGCGGGATCTGATTATCCAGAGTATTAGGGTATTCCACTGGCCCCAACGGTAGTTCATTCCGAGATGCACTTGACCTCTTAGTTTGTTTGAAGCTCAAAAGTGACTTGCCATCATACTCTACAACGTGGTTCCAGTTGTCATATGCTTTCTTCACCAAAGAATCCACATATACCTGGAGTAGCAAAATTTTATAAGTTTCCATAAGCATCGACAGCCTTCCAGAACAAAAGGTAAAAAATAACCTTTCTGATATAATTGCATTACTAGTTTGGTTGAACGTGGAtgtttaatgaaaataaatacacattatACTTCATTCACACTCATGACATGTTCCTTCAAATATTAGTTGAAGGATAAGCAATTTACTGAAACCTCCATCAAATGTTAGTTTCAATCTGAGTGTTTAGTCATCCAGTTAGCATCAAACAAATGTTATTGTTATTTGGATGGATTTGAAAAGCTTGCatataagaaatatattttaatagaaaaagaaatgcaTGATCAAGCAAAAGCATTTCACACCAACCTTCTGGCTATCAGAAAGAGAATCAGCTGAGAAATATTGTTCACCAGAAATGAGGCCACTTAGCTCATAAATATTGTTGAAAACAACACCGATGTTTCTTGTATCATCAGTATAATACACATAAAGTTTCCCACTCAACGCACAAGTCTTTGCATGCTCTATGAGAGCATCCCACATCTTATTTGACATACCACTGCCAAGGATCTACAGCCAATGGAGAAAAAGTCAGAAAATAATTGTAAGGCAGAGGTCCAGTTAATCAGAAAACCAAGTATGCACTTACATTCCGTAGTTTCTGAGAGTCCCGTACTACAAGCCGAAGAAAGTCTTCAACTGTGAATATGCCAGCTTTATTTAGCCGCTTGTGGAAAGAACCATCCTTACCAATCTTCTCTAATCTCCAGACGTCATCATTCAATGCCGGCGGGTAGTGTTTCTTGTATACTAAATGAGGTGAAAAAACATAAGTCCAAATTATACTCCACTATAATCCAGAAacagaagtaaaaaataaaacagaagGTAAATTAGACACTAAGCAACCTACATTCCCCTCTGTGATCTTTAACAGTGAAAGCTTCTGTCTTTGCCTCACGTACGCGTATGCCCTCACAAAAGCCAGAGGCAACCTTCAAGCCAAGCCTGAACTTCCTGCTCCTTATCCAACTTGAGTTATCTGTAAAGGAAAGCTCCCCTAGTGTTCCTACACCTTCTTTTAGGGTCACTTGCAGGTCCCCCGTCAGAAGTGGTCTCTTCCCTTCACGCTCTTTCACAACATGGCTTTCAAATTCTTCTTGGGTCCAACCCTCATCATCTTCATTGTTGAAGTCACCTTCAAGAACAACAATATCGAGCTTCACAGATGATTCAGGTCCAGATGTTACAACATGACCACTATTGGCATCAACTAAAACAATATGGATTGCAGCACCCTGTTCCCCTTCTACTTTTCCACCTGTGAACAGGGGAAGAGACAATCTAGAACGAAAATGCAGCTGCAGATTTCGTCCATCTGGCCCCTCAATTCTTTTGGGAGAAGACCTGAAATCTCAACAGAATGGACAAACAAATAAGAAACATAGCCAAAGAGAGACATTAGAGTACTCTCAGGAAAACCGGTGGagtagaaaataaattgaggaaaaaatgtTCTAAACAAGTGGCCATTTCCACAGTTGTTTCTCAAGGTCAACAGATGCTGGAAAAGTTCAAAATAGAAGAGGTAAAGGTTTCAGAAACAGCACAACAACTCAACAAAGTGCGAGAACTAAAGAAAATTGGAATAGCAACATGAGCCAAGTATACCATGGTTATAAATCCACCATCCGGGATCCAATTGTCAATGATCAGGAAAACATTGCTGATTGGGAAAGTGGATACAATAGAAAATTATATGCATAATCCAATTGCAGTTCCAACGACAAAGGAAATTCATAAAACAAGACATCCATtcaattagagaaattataaaTGATTGTCATCATGCTccattttatttgtataaaaaaattataataacagTTGTTGGCCTCCAAATCCATGATCTCAGTTGCCCCCACATTCCACATTCAAGGTAATAGCAAGATTGAGTATTCAAGAACATTCACAGCAGCTTACGTATTGGGTGAGCGGCTGATAGCCCAGCTGAGATGCAAggtttaaacataaaatttcaattatgtCTAGGCCAACACAAAGGAAACATAGAGACTGCCAAGGATTTTTCTACCACTATGGGTAAAAGTTTGCTAGTCCAAAGTATAACAAACATAGCCTAATAACACCAaggaaactaaaaataacatatattcacTATATAGTCAAAAAGGGCATGCAAgcataaatattaacataatcAGCAGAACTGAGAAATGAATCAAATATGTAAATATcatttcagagagagagagaacccaGACCGTCCATTGAGTCTAGCAGGGCCTAACTTTGCCAAAGCACGTTCCACTTCTTCACTAACCTGCTTATTACCAATAACAACATGAGACAAAATGAAAGTACAGTAATACAGAGTCTCAAAAAGGCATATTAGGACAAGGTTGACtgtgaaaggaagaaaaaggctGCATTTCTGTACATGCATGTGAAACACGAAGAAAGAAAGCGCTGCCTATAGAGTAAAAGTAAATCTTTTCTAATATGAAATTTTGTAACTCTAACAACTGGCCCATACGACATATAGCTTAACCAAAACATGCATATCTGCCAAGGAATTTCAGTTTCAAGTTATCATGAAGCAAGCTCAATATTCATGTATATCAAACATTTATTCTTGTGCAACAAGTTAACATGCTTAGATTAATTTGGATCTATTAAACAAAGTTGtacaacttaaaaaataaataatagaaagCGCTTCTCATCAAGTACAGAATAAAAACAGAACAGgaatttcaataaataaaattgatgaaCATACTTAGATACAAGTCTGAGATACTGTAAAAGATAAATAGGCAAGAAccctaattaaaaaaaaaaaaagaacaatatgaatatgaaaaagaaacacaaaaagaaTATCATGTACATTTTTTGTTACCAAGGAACAATTGAAGCTTCAAATAAGAAATCGATGGTTAATTAAAATCCAATATCATGAATGTCTGAATGAAGATCAAATATATTCAGAATAGTGCTGCAGCTTTAATGATAGTAaattaactaataattaaaataagaaagtatcacAACCAGATGAAATGAAGTGCCTTTTAGCTGGAATTATTTAGATAATGATAAACAAAATAACAATGACAATCACAAACAAATAGAACAGACAAAGCTCTCCATGTTCTTCAAATAAGGCAAGGCTAGCAAGCACAGAAAATAATGGTATCGCAGTCTCTTTCAAAACAGGAAAACAGTTAGGTACTGCAAAAGTATGCCAATTTCTCTTACAACTCTTCGAAGGATAGGTTCCAAGGATGAGCAAAGCTTCTGCAGACTATCCACCTTCAGAGCTTCCACAATTACACTGCATGAAATGTACGCATTAAGAAAATTgcactttctttcctttgcttGAATTTAAGTGTAAAAATGTACAGTAAGAACTCAGAAAATGGATACTTTACATAAGCATGTTAAAAGAacagaaaataattttctcaaacaGTTAATTTTAAAGGGTGACCAACACATGTCCATAGGCCATAGACATTTTCCACTTTCCAAGAAAAAGGAAGTTCCCTAAAAACTTTTGCAGAACTTCTAACAATACCAAGGATGTAGACATCAAAGGACATCATAATTAGCACACAGCATGAGCAAACAACACTTACATGGAAGTAAA
The sequence above is a segment of the Diospyros lotus cultivar Yz01 chromosome 7, ASM1463336v1, whole genome shotgun sequence genome. Coding sequences within it:
- the LOC127806893 gene encoding calmodulin-binding protein 60 B-like; this encodes MQTRYMERTSSMTRGKRSLDSGEDEQPERKRPALASVIVEALKVDSLQKLCSSLEPILRRVVSEEVERALAKLGPARLNGRSSPKRIEGPDGRNLQLHFRSRLSLPLFTGGKVEGEQGAAIHIVLVDANSGHVVTSGPESSVKLDIVVLEGDFNNEDDEGWTQEEFESHVVKEREGKRPLLTGDLQVTLKEGVGTLGELSFTDNSSWIRSRKFRLGLKVASGFCEGIRVREAKTEAFTVKDHRGELYKKHYPPALNDDVWRLEKIGKDGSFHKRLNKAGIFTVEDFLRLVVRDSQKLRNILGSGMSNKMWDALIEHAKTCALSGKLYVYYTDDTRNIGVVFNNIYELSGLISGEQYFSADSLSDSQKVYVDSLVKKAYDNWNHVVEYDGKSLLSFKQTKRSSASRNELPLGPVEYPNTLDNQIPQLRLPGSIPSEQSSADSSLLIGASGYNENLAARYPTEMQFVNSNSRPQFDNNMFAPHDQQISTPQQIQSTRYDNRVGLALGPPQSSPSFQSMSSSVQPSSLNPFDDWSNNRDKGVDDFLSEEEIRARSHEMLENEDMQHLLRLFSMGGHASVGGTEDGYNFQPYMTPPSPNFSFDEDRSRSGKAVVGWLKIKAAMRWGFFIRKKAAERRAQIVELDDEFE
- the LOC127806892 gene encoding xyloglucan endotransglucosylase/hydrolase protein 22-like; the protein is MGLILCPLKHKACSSMASHPSHSPALVKLLAWIFVLISLMADCEGNFLEDFHITWGPDHAKLLDNGRTLALSLDQASGSSFQSKNEYLFGKFEMQIKLVPGNSAGTDTSFYLSSQGSAHDEIDFEFLGNLSGDPYILHTNVYTKGGGGREQQFYLWFDPTADFHTYSILWTPKRILLSVDGTVIREFKNLESISVPYLSKQPMRLYGSIWNADFWATRGGIVKTNWKQAPFIASYRKFRAEACLWSSGKSFCSSNSSSSSLFKSKDWRTEGLDTNSQERLKWVQKNYMIYDYCADRKKFPRGIPAECFATK